TCGTCGTGGTCCGAGCGCAACGCGATGGAGCACGCCGATGCCGTCATCGCGGTGAGCGCCGGGATGCGCGCGGACGTCCTCGACACGTATCCGGCGATCGACCCGGCGCGGGTCCATGTGGTGCACAACGGGATCGACTCGCAGGTGTGGCATCCGGGTCCGGCGGCACCTGGGACCACTTCGGTGCTGACGGCGCGCGGCATCGACCCGGGCCGCCCGATCGTCGTGTTCGTCGGCCGGATCACGCGCCAGAAGGGGCTCGCCCACCTCGTCGCCGCGGCGCACGCGTTCGATCCGTCGATCCAACTCGTCCTGTGCGCGGGCGCCCCGGACACCGCGGAACTCGCGGCCGAGACGGAGGCCGCCGTCGCCGAACTCTCGGCGCGCCGGAACGGGGTGGTCTGGATCCGGGACATGCTCCCCACCGAACAGGTACGCGAAATCCTCTCCGCGGCAACAGTGTTCGTCTGCCCATCCGTGTACGAGCCGCTGGGCATCGTGAACCTCGAGGCGATGGCGTGCGCGACGGCCGTGGTCGCGTCCGACGTCGGCGGCATCCCCGAGGTGGTGCAGGACGGGGTCACCGGCTGGCTGGTGCACTACAACTCGTACGAGACAGAGGCATTCGAGCACGCGCTCGCGGCGGCGGTGAACGAGATCGCGACCGACGCGGACCGGGCAGCGGCGATGGGCCGAGCGGGACGTGCGCGCGCGACCGCGGAGTTCTCGTGGGCACGCATCGCGCAGGAGACCCTCGAGGTGTACGCCGACGTGCTCAGTCGGCGGTAGCGGCCCGCCGATAGGTCGAGACGACGACGGAGGCCGTCACGACGAACGGCTCCGGCAGCGCGGCGATCGCCTCCGCCCGCCGCTCGGCGGTGAGGTGCCGGGCCGAGGGCCCCATTCCGACGAGATTCTCGACGTCCCGGTGCGACAACGTCATCCGGACTTCGACCGGAGTGCGGTCGACGCGGTCGAACCGCCCGGCCACGGTCTCGCCGAGTCGCTCGACCTTTCGGTCGTCGACCCGGACCATGCCGAGCAGGTCGATCAGCTCCGCGAGGTGCCGGTCCGTGGGGGTGAGGACGACGAGGGTGCCGCGATCGGCGAGCACACGGTCGATCTCGGCGGCGTTGCGCGGTGCGAAGATCGAGAGGACGTGCGTGAGAACGTGGTCGCGGACGGGCAGTGCCCGCCAGACGTCGGCGACGACGGCCGCGGCTCGTGGGTGGGCCCGCGCCAGTCGCCGTGCGGCCGGCTTGGAGACGTCGAGGCCGATGCCCTGCGCCGCCGGGATCGCGTCGAGCACTCGGGCGAGGTAGTGCCCAGTGCCCGCACCGATCTCGAGGATTCGCGGTTCGACCGCGCCCTCCGCGTCCCCGACCGTCTCCGCGACAGCGTGGGCCACGGCATCCATCAGGGGGTCGAAGTGGACCGCGTCGAGGAATTCGCTGCGCGCCGCGATCATCTCGGGGCTGTCGCCGGTGAACTTGGTCGCGGCGCCGGTCAGCAGCGTCACGTAGCCCTGACGGGCGACGTCGAAGCTGTGGCCGCGCAGACACACCAAGGCGCGGCCGGCGTCTCCTTCGAGGTCGAGCTCCTCGCCGCATTGTGGGCACGCGAGAAGTGCACACACATCCGCCAGCACCTGTACCGCCGTGCCCTTTCCGGAAGTTCCTTGGTCACCGGCAGGCGTCGGCCGGGTCGACGAATCGACCCGGCCGGAAACGCCGAAGAGGGAAGATCCTCTCAGCTGGTGACGCCCTTGAGTTCGTCCCCGAGCGCCGCAGCTTCCTCCGGGGTGAGTTCGACGACCAGACGTCCGCCGCCCTCGAGCGGCACCCTCATGACGATTCCTCGTCCCTCTTTGGTTGCCTCGAGGGGACCGTCCCCGGTCCGGGGCTTCATGGCCGCCATCCTCTGCTCCCTCCACATCTGCGCCGGATATCGCTAGCGCCTCGAGTTACCGCGGGTGCCCCGCCAGCACTTAGCGAGGCTCTGCGCTCCATTCTTCCCTATCGAGCGGGTTGCCGGGTAGCTGAGTCGAAAAAACCACTCGAATCAGACAGCCTTACCCGTGCAGTTCGACCCAGCACGAGGCGAGATGGTCGTCGACCATCCCGGTGGCCTGCATCAGCGCATATGCCGTGGTCGGACCCACAAATCGGAAGCCTCGGCGCTTCAACTCGGCGGCCATCGCGGTCGACTCGGGAGTGATTGCGGGCACGTCCTCGACT
This genomic stretch from Prescottella soli harbors:
- a CDS encoding DUF3117 domain-containing protein — protein: MAAMKPRTGDGPLEATKEGRGIVMRVPLEGGGRLVVELTPEEAAALGDELKGVTS
- the glgA gene encoding glycogen synthase; amino-acid sequence: MRVAMMTKEYPPEIYGGAGVHVTELVAHLRRLCDVDVHCMGAPRDGAFVHRPDPELGGANPALSTLSAELRMAQAADGADVAHSHTWYTGLAGHLAGALHDIPHIVTAHSLEPRRPWKAEQLGGGYRVSSWSERNAMEHADAVIAVSAGMRADVLDTYPAIDPARVHVVHNGIDSQVWHPGPAAPGTTSVLTARGIDPGRPIVVFVGRITRQKGLAHLVAAAHAFDPSIQLVLCAGAPDTAELAAETEAAVAELSARRNGVVWIRDMLPTEQVREILSAATVFVCPSVYEPLGIVNLEAMACATAVVASDVGGIPEVVQDGVTGWLVHYNSYETEAFEHALAAAVNEIATDADRAAAMGRAGRARATAEFSWARIAQETLEVYADVLSRR
- a CDS encoding putative RNA methyltransferase — encoded protein: MLADVCALLACPQCGEELDLEGDAGRALVCLRGHSFDVARQGYVTLLTGAATKFTGDSPEMIAARSEFLDAVHFDPLMDAVAHAVAETVGDAEGAVEPRILEIGAGTGHYLARVLDAIPAAQGIGLDVSKPAARRLARAHPRAAAVVADVWRALPVRDHVLTHVLSIFAPRNAAEIDRVLADRGTLVVLTPTDRHLAELIDLLGMVRVDDRKVERLGETVAGRFDRVDRTPVEVRMTLSHRDVENLVGMGPSARHLTAERRAEAIAALPEPFVVTASVVVSTYRRAATAD